ttttgtaattgacGAGACGCGAAGTACATGATTTACAGAACACGCAAATATTAAATCGCATATTCTACGACATTAAACTCTAGATAGCGAATGTCGTGAGCATTTGACAATtcctataataaaattttaattatacaagatgAGTTACATATGTACACACATTATGAGACTGatggatattttatatatagcgCAACATCAAATTATACAACACGTGTGTCACaaacattattctaaaattttataataaaaatgcagcATTACACTTtctaaaatatgtagaaaaaccCAAATATGatgtattttaactttaaaactTTTGATATTGTCTTCATGTTTTACActatcttataattattatattttagaagatcgcgttttaaaaatcattaaaattgtgcaattgtacgatttaatattcataaagattaacaaatattatttcacatttcactattgataaataatcaaaaaatttatgtaaatcaGAGAACCGGATATAATTAATCGAAGGAGcttttcacatttttgttcgcgtacatttttatactttgtttTCACCAAGGTGCTCTTATCTTCATTATGTTTTTATCATATGTCATATATGGGAattcgatatttgttaaatattatttttcactgACAACTTGTGTTATCATtctataacataatttttataattttttttttgtaaaatagagAATAACTTTGCAATAACAATCGATCAGCACCGccaaattttgatatacaactgagaaataaaaaaaatagttataaaactggtcaacaaaaaatattcaaaatatgaaaatatgcaAGATTTTGTTATTCGACATAATGTAatcttcaatttaattaatattataatgtccacatatttataatatatatatatgtatatattacgtTTGTAATTGACACATGATAAGTATTGCTAAACTTAAACATTTAAgcagtttattaaaatttttgttattaatttattattatttgtaatattttcacaCATGATCTGTAACCTGTTCCTCGCAATCAAGAAAAGTATAGCAAAACTTGTAGTGTGTAGaaagcaaaaagaaagagTATTCGCACGCGCagatatattacttattttgagacattgaattttttaatcttcagTCAAAAAATTAGAAGTTTCCAATCGCGAATtccatgtaaaaataattaaaacttcacaaatgataaattttatataaaagttatttttttaattttggaaaactaatttacaaattaaaatgtaaagtttgtaattcaaaaataaaaaattttaagcataaaaaaattgaaaaattattgatacttCACATTTAAACTTGTAACATGTAAACTTAATGAAAATTTCAGAACAATAAACTTTACttgttgttttataaaaatattaatactctcctaaatttcaaaatttttatgtcagatttaaattcaaataccATTAAAACCCATAAAAATCAAGTTTGATgagaatagaataataattcaaatttgcgCTTGCTAGAGTAGGTCTGTCATGTTAAACTCGAAAATTTTGATCGAAAACTTGAATTTAGTGATTCCAAAAAcctataaatatcatattttaccaAGACCGACGGGTAGAAAACACTTCTTCAAAAATAACGCATATATGTATCTTTAACCCTAGTGATCAGTTTTCAAATGATGCACATACAGAATATCCCATTTTAATTCAAACTCTCGAGTAACCCGTAAATAAtgtgacaaaaaaatacatcgaATAAAAGTTGTGAAATTTGGAGGGGAAAACTTGGCTGTGCGTGTTGAagctatcaattttaaaatatcatcatgagttatacatttatatttggtcacatttttcaaatggtaattccattttttatttttgctaccgtaaaaaacagaaaaaatcaGTGTtcaaaagcatataacatgtTACTTgtgaaaattctttttttcttttgtttttaataaagaacGGATTTGTATTGAGCAAAACAATGGAAATTCTGAGCAATGTTGTAATGTATGCACGGACGTGCGAGTTGTAAATCCAGCCGTGTAACCTCCACGTGGTACATCTTAAGTAAAACCAAATAAAGCTAgcattataattgatattttcagTCATATATGTTACACGCTTTTAGAatgaatttttctatattttacgataacaaaaacaaaaatagaaattgctatttaaaaaaatacaacttaTGGTTTTATCTTGAAACCAATGTAAGCGCCTGACTGATCATAATAATAGTGGATGAATGATATAGATTAATCGATGTAAGCAAGAGTGTGCTGTTATCGAGGCTTCCGATTTCATGGAGAAAGAGCATAATTTTCGGAACAACGGGAGAACGGTGCAGTTGCTCTCAAAGCAGACGCAAAAATTGAGGTATTGTGAGAAGTTGCGAACTTTCGAAGAAAATTAGATTTTGGTGAACACAGTTAATGAGGCCATGATTTTAGCGTAAATTCAAATTAGAATATTGAGCAGCTACTAAGActtgttttctatttattcatctttttctagcttttatttatctcttcttttatatttaataaactgctggctttattatttttcaaaatcaattaaagACTCTTATACCAGCGACCGTGACAGTTCctcaacacacacacacacatacacagcCAGACTTAATTCCTTAATTCTCCTCGACTTTGTAGCTTTTATTGtggaaacatatattttttttttttttttttaactatatcaCTTGGTTCAcgaaatttgacagtttaaattaaaacatctCATACACACCCAGCGATGAACATTTGAGGAAAAAATTCAGGATAAAGATTTGCTCGGTTTCTTTGAGTAAAGAACAAAGGAACCCAATTATGCACATGCGAGCGCGTGtgtcatatgtatgtatgtatgaacGCAAGCGCGCGTGTGCATGCGTGTTACATTACGCGAGTGCAGATGCTGGTAGGGAACTATGTTTAGGTTTtgtcttatttaaaaaaacctttATGCATCCATTGAAATCGGCGCTCACTAGGACATGGCCGCCGCAGCCTTTGGTGCGTTGTTCAACAACAGGATCAACGGGAACAACACTTACATTAGAATTATCCACACCTTTCGACTCCTCTTTGCTTTCCCACTGTTCTCTCGCttcaatttgtttaataatactatCTGGATTTGGTGCGAATACGGCGCATGTTACTACAGCATTGTGGGCTTTTATACCCTCCCAGAAATCATTTCGATCTCTACGAACACTAGAGAACTTGGAATAATCGTGATGGGTTTTCCAAATGTAAATGCATTGATTTTCAGAACCACTAACTATATATTGTCCATCGGGACTGAAACTTGCTTTAATCTGACTGCTGACATTCACGTAGCCCTTGTATTTGCAAGATAAATTCAAGTCTCTTAAATCGTACAAACGAATGCGACTATCGTTTGATGTAACCAAAATTTTGTCTTCACCCGGCATAGGTTCGATTCCGCTGATTTTGCGACCGGTGGAGTTTTTCCCTCTTGTCGATCGAACGTGTATCTGTGTGTGGTACTTCAATTGATctgtgttataaaatatgcatctACCGTCGTACGATCCAACCACCGCAAATTTTCCGTTCTGACAAAAGTTTGCTgcggtaattaattttgtttgtcCGTCCACTTCGTTCCACACAGCGACTTTTTTGTCTGGAATATTCCATAAGCGCAATTTACCATCCAATGATCCTGAGAGAAAATACCGGTCGTCTCGTGGATGAAATACTATAGCGGTGACAAAATCGATATGCTGAAAGCAACATAAACATTCCTTGCGGGATATATGCCAAAGCCGTACAGTTTTGTCCATCGATGAGGATAAAACAAAGTAATTCTTAGACCATGAAACATCAAGCAAGTCCGAAGTGTGACCGGTGTATGTACAAAATGGCTTCGGCATGAACGGACTTTTCGTTCCTTCTATTTCGCTGGCACTAGCCACGATGTTAGGATCTTCCATAGATTGCTGCGAAACTAACGATTCCTGCGAAGGAGTGGGACTAACTTTTTCCGCATTGTACTTGGTTCGCATGTCCTGAAAGTATGTAAAAGCATCTCGTAAAACCCAAATCCTTAGAACCCGATCTTGTCCAGCGGTGGCCAGCAATCGGCCACAGGCGGAAAATTTCATACACCAAACAGGTCCTATATGTTCTCCATTAAGATCCTGTACATGCTGCAGACAACTGAACTCGTACGGACCCTTGTGGCTGTTTGATgcctttaattttatatattgttgctCGCCAAGATAGACTTCATCTACTATGTCCATGACATCTTCCTTGTGTCTTGCATGCGATACCTCTTGCGCGATAGACTTAGCCTTGTTCATTGTCTTTTTTACAGTGGATCCTAAAAATCGTTTCAACTTTTGCGTCCGCTTACGGACTCTATCCACGGATACATCTTCGTCCGGAGGTATACTAGACATTTTACTGTCCACGCTTTCCTCATCGctctccttttctttctcaagACTAGAATTGCTTATGTATTTAGATTTAGTGAGTCTCATAATATGTAATGACAAAGGATTAATACATTGTGGTAATTTATCCTCTGCTATACTCAATGGCACCTGTTCCCCCGTATCTAAATTCGTTACAGGCACTTGTTCCAAGATTTCCTGCAAGCACAgatcaaaaattttgacatgtactattttactaatattttcgATGTAAAATGTTTGATGATTTAATCCTTCGACTGTATTAATGACGCATACATGCATCATATGAAAAGTAACCGCCAGTATTGATAActgcatatatatgtaatttaaaaataaaaaggtgtatcttatttacaatatttttgcataatacgATATCTGTAGGCTTTGGGGTAGCTAAATTCGAATCTCTAgtcaaaattttcgaaactcAAAATAGCGGATGCAAATTTAAACTATACTATTTGTTTCTCGTCAAACTTGATTTCTAACTTTTTTAAtggtatcttttttttattcaaatctgACATGAACTACACAGCTACACAGCTGTTTTTAgacatagaaattatttttaacaataaagtgtttttatttctcaacagttaaaaagttgaaatattctattaaaagtAGCAACAAACCATATCGGTAAGACGCTTGCCAGAATCTGTTCTAGTCCTcacaaacatatttaattgctTGACCATATCTTGATCACCAGCAGATTTACGCCTTTCTTTAGAACCTTGCGGGCTCATGCCTGAGAGCTTGTACGGACCTATGGAATAACGGCCAATACTGTTGCTCGATGCTGATCCTAATGGGCTACTAGATTTTTCACTCGCTCGATTAAGCAATTCTGCCTTCATTCTTTCTACTCTTTCCAATTCCTCAGTAGATGGCCCTTCTGCTTTCAATTTATCCTCATCCTGagaatacataataaatattatgataactaatatatcataaaaattacaaaattcaaataaaagatacaaGTTTTGAAACGGCAGTTTTCAACGGCAATATTTACCTGAGGTTTAACAACGTACTGTCCTTTTGTCGCGGATCGGATATCAAGAGAGTGTTCGAATTCTCGAGTAATCGATTCTATAGTACTTGCTGGACTTGGAAGTGGCGATGCGGATACAAGCGTTTCCACAGAAggctgaaattaattatattttttcacttaataaattatctttataaattaaatcttagtCTTTGTATAATCATAAAGTgctttgtataattaaaaacgctttaattcagaataattcttgtaaaaaaagtatatatataattgaaaatttacatagattgtatgttcaaaaattttttgaacgCTAAATTCAAATCTGCTGTCAGCATTTTGAAATTCTAAATTACGAATATAACGTACGAGTACAATTAGAGAAATTCAAATGATGGATTTTATACGAAATTCTTTCtaggaattttaaaaatccttaatttaaaatttaagatgtAAATTTTGTGATTCAAgaatgaaaaacaaaaaatgtgaaaatataatatattaagttcaaaaataattgttgacGATTGATTCAAGTAttacgtaaaaagaaaattttcagaatacaataattttcatttagtgttttataaagatataatactcttcaagtttcaaaatttttatattaaatttaaatttaaagatcaTAGAAAATCCATGGATCAACTTTGATGAGAATAGAATAACATTTGAAATCtgctatattaaatttaaaaattttagccGAATTTTGTTTCGAATTTAGCGACCTCAACAAAAGCGTGTATTATGAAAATCCTACATATATGTGGAAAATACTACGTTTCTTGAACTGATTCATAAATATGTCATTAACATTAAAGGGGTTAACATTCGAGAGATTAACATTCAAGGAGTTAACAACGTAAGAATAATCATAATGAATCTTACAGCAAGATCATTAGGTGTATGAATCTTTGTTTTCTTCTTACGACGCGGTGGAGCTACTGGTATGCCAGGCATTGCAATATCTTCTGCTGATTTCCCGTTATTCTTTGTACTTGCAATGACATCGGGTTCTTGAAGCATAGCAATCTTGTCACTTTGAGATTGAGAAACATAACCGGACCTATTGTTAGCAGAGGATTCCTGCAGGACATCCCCTGATAACGTAAGGATGCTGGAAGACTGAGACACCTTACCAGAGGCTGTGTCCTCGTCTTTACTTGGAATACTAGCAATGGAGGACATTTGACCTTCACGGGTGAGGGCAGTGGAAGGAGAGCACTGTGCTATACTAGGTGCAAGCACACCAGAAGCATTATCTGCGACTCCTGCCAGAATTCGGCCAACTCGTCCCAAAGAGGTCATACTTTGTAAACTGAGAGTGTCATGTTCTATGATTCTGAATGGATGTGTCGTTTTCGAAGGGGTGGGATAAACACCCTCGATGGAAGATGTCTGACTGTCCGGAGGAGAACTGTTAATCGGAATATCGTCGTCTTCCGTTTGCATGCGTTGCCGAAGTTCTCGAAATCTTCTTCTTcctataattttatctgtGGTTGATTCCCTGCTATCCTCAtcctaaaaatttatttttattaaagtttgttcgcttttttttctcaaaaatatattttaaatacgcaACATTATTAgtgtaatatgataaaattgtacaagATATTTCAAGTAAACTTTATTCCAATTCTAAGAAAGGTCAAATGATGGCACATTTTTTTGTTGCCAATATCTTTGATAAAACTGTGTGTtacacaaatacatatattacaaaaatatatatgtatacttacAAGTTTATCCTTATTTTGCCTATTGTCTAGAGATAAATGACCCTTTGACTCAATAGTAGATTTAGGTTCAACAGGTTTTACAAAAACATGATCGTCCATTAGTTTGTAAACTTCTGACGTTTTATCAGCTTGAGATTCGATATTGGTGGAATCACGCTGCTTAATTTTTCTgtcaaaacaaatattaaatataaatcatttagcatatatatagttacccaatataaagtaaatatttaatagcgcaaattttatataacatagtGTGTGAAAACTATTCTTCGTATGACAAATTATCAACTTAAATACagctaaattaaataataaaaatagaactatatttctttacaaatatatgttatatgttatataattatcaaagatGTTCCATGactttaaagatatataaatcacATGTTAAGATATtggaaaaattctaaaaatttcatacattgtgtttcattatttactCCCAACATCTTTGCAAACTCTATCCATAATTCTCTGATTGGTTGGAGTTAATTAACGTTTATGTTtacattgatttttattgaaaattgtgcTACAGCATTTATTGACAAATTTGACAAAGAGGTATAGTCTGCCAAAGatcaaattttctataatctcTAACAAAACTTTATGTAATCTCTAACAAATATTCAAGCAAACTTTCATTCTAACTCactgattattttaaaagttattctGAAgttatactaaaaaatataactgcatatataatattctaaagtTATACtgaaagttatattaaaaaaaattgtagtaaaaCATGACTATTgaattaatgcaatttattttggcagcaaaaatttagcaattctttattattttgttttttacagttaattttagaaagtattcatatctaaaaattgtcTCTTTGTCATTggtttaagaaaaaagtatttgttaCAACcattttctttctataataaaaacattaaaactaatcttagtttatattttaacacacTCATTGTGTAATTCAAATCTATTCATttgatgttttaaaatttgacgGTCTAAAATAAGAAAcgcaatgtttttaaatttaaataatttttagccAATATATCCTTAAATATTGATTGTAACGATTGTACGCAATTTGACATAAATGACGTAAATGCATACCAATTTGCAATCCGAAATCTTCGATACATAGTCCAATATATACGTTTTAGGACTAATGTAAAGTTcttgtacaataataatttttaaaaatgcaatattaagcATAAGACAATAAATGATTTACTTATATCAACGCCACTCATACGCGTAATGTCCTATGATTTATCCAGGATAATCGCGGTTAGGACATACGTGGTATGATTAAAATGCAGCGTGACATACGAAAATGCATACGATGAATCACCTGAATCATGTGAGCATAAAAAGTGTGCAAAACGCGCATCATTCATttgcaatttgcaaataaCCGAGAATGAACAAAAGCGACGATTACCGTGACGCGCGATGAAACGAGTCATCCTCCGCGTCGAAAAATTCCTCGGAATCGCTGCTGCCCGACATCGTCGTCCTTCGTGGATAACCCGTGGAGACAATTTTGTCCTCGCATCGATGTCGTCGATGTACGTCGCGCACGTCGCTAAACCGCGAACGAGTCTAGACAAGAGCAATTATACGAACGTAAATTGCACGGAATCATGTTTTGACTTCCAGGTTACAAGGATTCGCGAATGCTCGCGAATGCCTGCAAATGCTACAGTGCTACACAACAATTCACCAATGAGTGTCAAGTTGCTTCCACAATTGCACTTTTCGTAGAAAAGTTGTCCGATTTGCCAATTGGATAtcgaataagaaaataattttctcaattcaaaattgttttttgcgtttccatttttttcccaacttatgttttcaaattatttcatattacaatattactttcttttatttttttgacaaaaaagttaaataaaaggaaattataagaaaataccTCAGCATTAATTAAGGTATGTCCAGACAAATTTGCACGATTGCATGATGCAAGGTCCACATTGCATCTGTCATTGACGAATATCCAATAGAAGTATGTGCTTTCCACACAGGTATCTAATGCCTGTATCAGACTACACATTGAAGATTGAGATTGAAGATCGAAATCCGACCAAGGGCAAATCAGGACAAagattttttagtttcttttgttttgattggtcaaatttcaatctttatgGTCACTTCGACCAAGTTTCGGTTAAAGTAATCGACGattattataagttttaatgTTACCAACAGTATTTCTGTCGATATATCCGTCTCCCTAatcattttctattataaaatgtgttttatttgTCATGTTGGCAACTCAGTGACGATTAAATTAACCAGAATGTGGTCAAAGTGGCCCTTATGCCCGgttccaccaacgtagattaactttaatttcgGTTCAACTtataagccgagagcacaagcttttacataaagcataacgcataagcataaggaaattgattggtctatatataagcataagcaaatgcataaggaaatggaccaatcaatttccttatgcttatgcgttatgctttatgcaaaagtctgtgctccggccaatagcgttttcgattatacaggatttgaacgacccaagattggttaatgacgtcattgcaacctctccaccaatgaaagacttgcatttatagtaaaataatgattgatcaaccctagatcgttcaaaccccgtttattcgaaaacgctattactcttcacctttttctaatttttaaaactagaaaaagatgaagagtaatagcgttttcgaataaacggggtttgaacgatctagggttgatcaatcactattttactataaatgcaagtctttcattggtggagaggttgcaatgacgtcattaaccaaccctgggtcgttcaaatcctgtataatcgaaaacgctataagtcAATGTGTAGTAGTCTGATACGATCTTAAGGTTTGTTCGCGTCGCATGCTCCAATAATGCTCTTATTCGCTCCAATAGTCTTTTCTCTTCGCAggcttattatataaaacctccatttttaatatacatatgtatagaATATACATGAGCATACGATTGTATGTATAAACAGAGTTCAGTGAAGAGAGCCCAGAACAGAAAGAGACAAAACAATTCAAATGCTTTCtttggcttagtttacaccgattgtttagtacgcgtaccaagtattaaatctgcttctttgattggtgtagattttacactaaacgatttatacctatcaaagaagcagatttagtatttggtacgcgtactaaacaatcgatGTAAACTAAGCCTTTATCTAACCGCATCTTGAGCAGCACGGCGCTTTCCAAGGAAGGTATTCCGAACCGTGCTAGTTCggcttattttattttctagataCTGGCAGCCACTAAACTAAACCGAAAAGTGTTCCGAACCCTGTCATAACATAACcctatacatacatacaatgGCCGCGTTCAGCAGACTCAACAGTTGTAGATTTTCCGCTGAATCTCGACtgttatagcgttttcgattatacaggatttgaacgacccaagattggttaatgacgtcattgcaacctctccaccaatgaaaaacttgcatttatagtaaaatagtgattgatcaaccctagatcgttcaaaccccgtttattcgaaaacgctattaattAGTTGGTTCTGAAAGTAAGAACCAATCACGTTCGATTGCTACTAAGCggtttgttctgctgaacgcgcccAATACTAATTGCAGGTTaaaggccatcacacacaaaatgacataactgcatatgcattgcataagaccgtctcgaccaatgaacatctagcataaaggcgccatattgatttacatagcatgctcattggtcgagacggtcttatgctatgcatatgcagttatgtcattttgtgtgtgatggccttaACAGGTCGGAACACTTCTCGGTttaaggccggagcacagacttttgcataaagcataacgcataagcataaggaaattgattggtccatttccttatgcatttgcttatgcttatatatagaccaatcaatttccttatgcttatgcgttatgctttatgtaaaagcttgtgctctcggctttagTTTAGTGGCTGCCaacatctaaaaaataaaataagccAAACTAGCACGGTCGAAATACACCCTTCACAcaacttgcatagtcgcataaacatatgcataaggaaattgattggtccataagCAAATACATAAGGAAATGaaccaatcaatttttttatgcatatgtttatgcgactatgcaagtttgtctgg
This window of the Linepithema humile isolate Giens D197 chromosome 1, Lhum_UNIL_v1.0, whole genome shotgun sequence genome carries:
- the LOC105674607 gene encoding WD repeat-containing protein 44 is translated as MSGSSDSEEFFDAEDDSFHRASRKIKQRDSTNIESQADKTSEVYKLMDDHVFVKPVEPKSTIESKGHLSLDNRQNKDKLDEDSRESTTDKIIGRRRFRELRQRMQTEDDDIPINSSPPDSQTSSIEGVYPTPSKTTHPFRIIEHDTLSLQSMTSLGRVGRILAGVADNASGVLAPSIAQCSPSTALTREGQMSSIASIPSKDEDTASGKVSQSSSILTLSGDVLQESSANNRSGYVSQSQSDKIAMLQEPDVIASTKNNGKSAEDIAMPGIPVAPPRRKKKTKIHTPNDLAPSVETLVSASPLPSPASTIESITREFEHSLDIRSATKGQYVVKPQDEDKLKAEGPSTEELERVERMKAELLNRASEKSSSPLGSASSNSIGRYSIGPYKLSGMSPQGSKERRKSAGDQDMVKQLNMFVRTRTDSGKRLTDMEILEQVPVTNLDTGEQVPLSIAEDKLPQCINPLSLHIMRLTKSKYISNSSLEKEKESDEESVDSKMSSIPPDEDVSVDRVRKRTQKLKRFLGSTVKKTMNKAKSIAQEVSHARHKEDVMDIVDEVYLGEQQYIKLKASNSHKGPYEFSCLQHVQDLNGEHIGPVWCMKFSACGRLLATAGQDRVLRIWVLRDAFTYFQDMRTKYNAEKVSPTPSQESLVSQQSMEDPNIVASASEIEGTKSPFMPKPFCTYTGHTSDLLDVSWSKNYFVLSSSMDKTVRLWHISRKECLCCFQHIDFVTAIVFHPRDDRYFLSGSLDGKLRLWNIPDKKVAVWNEVDGQTKLITAANFCQNGKFAVVGSYDGRCIFYNTDQLKYHTQIHVRSTRGKNSTGRKISGIEPMPGEDKILVTSNDSRIRLYDLRDLNLSCKYKGYVNVSSQIKASFSPDGQYIVSGSENQCIYIWKTHHDYSKFSSVRRDRNDFWEGIKAHNAVVTCAVFAPNPDSIIKQIEAREQWESKEESKGVDNSNVSVVPVDPVVEQRTKGCGGHVLVSADFNGCIKVFLNKTKPKHSSLPASALA